The Microbacterium paraoxydans genome includes a window with the following:
- a CDS encoding ABC transporter permease — MVLSVLRRVAISIAMLIATSLLVFVVLRLLPGDPVITRLGSTPGVDAETIARLREEAGLDAPVIEQYLRWIGGVFTGDFGQSYFNQYSVTELIAQRLPATLELTLIGVLLAVLIATPAAVFASLRPLGVVDRVLTAISTAGMALPQFLIGIVLIVVFAVQLKVLPARGYTPFAEDPAENLVRMILPGLTLAFAAAPLLMRFLRASMVEVLDAPYIRTAKGKGQSASGVVLGHALRNALIPGLTMLGLIVGYTLGGVVIVEYVFGVPGLGSLAIDAVFKRDYAVLQSVVLLISAMFILTTLIVDLLYGVLDPRLRARSSRG; from the coding sequence GTGGTCCTCTCCGTCCTCCGGCGGGTGGCGATCAGCATCGCGATGCTGATCGCCACCTCGCTCCTCGTCTTCGTCGTGCTCCGGCTGCTGCCGGGCGACCCCGTCATCACCCGCCTCGGCTCGACGCCGGGCGTGGATGCCGAGACCATCGCCCGGCTCCGGGAGGAGGCCGGCCTCGACGCCCCCGTCATCGAGCAGTACCTGCGCTGGATCGGCGGCGTCTTCACGGGCGACTTCGGTCAGTCCTACTTCAACCAGTACTCGGTGACGGAGCTCATCGCCCAGCGCCTTCCCGCGACGCTGGAGCTCACGCTCATCGGCGTGCTCCTGGCCGTGCTCATCGCCACCCCGGCCGCCGTGTTCGCCTCGCTGCGTCCGCTCGGCGTGGTCGACCGGGTGCTCACCGCGATCTCGACCGCGGGCATGGCCCTTCCCCAGTTCCTCATCGGCATCGTGCTCATCGTCGTGTTCGCCGTGCAGCTCAAGGTGCTGCCGGCCCGCGGCTACACGCCGTTCGCGGAGGACCCCGCCGAGAACCTCGTGCGCATGATCCTCCCCGGCCTCACCCTCGCCTTCGCGGCGGCGCCGCTGCTCATGCGGTTCCTCCGGGCCTCGATGGTCGAGGTGCTGGACGCCCCCTACATCCGCACCGCGAAGGGCAAGGGACAATCGGCGAGCGGCGTCGTCCTCGGCCACGCGCTCCGCAACGCCCTGATCCCCGGGCTCACCATGCTCGGCCTGATCGTCGGCTACACCCTGGGCGGCGTGGTGATCGTGGAGTACGTGTTCGGCGTCCCCGGGCTCGGCTCGCTCGCGATCGACGCGGTCTTCAAGCGGGACTACGCGGTGCTGCAGTCGGTCGTGCTGCTGATCTCCGCGATGTTCATCCTCACCACGCTCATCGTCGACCTCCTCTACGGGGTGCTCGACCCGCGTCTTCGTGCAAGGAGCAGCCGTGGCTGA
- a CDS encoding ABC transporter permease encodes MADTLTLALRSARPRRRVAVASWIPLGLLAIIVLACVLAPLLAPYDPAAQSSDRFAGPSAAHLFGTDELGRDLFSRVLYGGQLTVFIAGGATLVAMVLGIAWGMAAAFARGWVDEILMRLADTVMAIPQILFALVFISAFGADPVKLAVIIGVLLTPTTARLVRSSVLSELQEDYFTAAVAFGSTRRRLLFAEVLPNAKGPIIVQAAINAANAILLEASMSFVGLGIAPPEATWGTLVQQGYQKMYQSIGYVLFPALFIFVTIWLLNVLADQFGGDRKGRGR; translated from the coding sequence GTGGCTGACACCCTCACCCTCGCGCTGCGCTCCGCGCGTCCCCGCCGACGGGTCGCCGTCGCCTCCTGGATCCCGCTGGGGCTGCTGGCGATCATCGTCCTCGCCTGCGTGCTCGCCCCGCTCCTGGCCCCGTACGACCCCGCGGCGCAGTCGTCCGACCGGTTCGCCGGTCCCTCGGCGGCGCACCTCTTCGGGACCGACGAGCTGGGCCGCGACCTCTTCAGCCGCGTGCTCTACGGCGGCCAGCTCACCGTGTTCATCGCCGGGGGCGCGACGCTCGTGGCCATGGTCCTCGGCATCGCCTGGGGAATGGCGGCGGCGTTCGCCCGCGGCTGGGTCGACGAGATCCTCATGCGCCTCGCCGACACGGTCATGGCGATCCCGCAGATCCTCTTCGCGCTCGTCTTCATCTCCGCCTTCGGCGCCGACCCCGTCAAGCTCGCCGTCATCATCGGGGTGCTCCTCACGCCGACCACCGCGCGGCTCGTGCGGTCGTCGGTGCTCAGCGAACTGCAGGAGGACTACTTCACGGCCGCGGTGGCGTTCGGCTCGACCCGGCGCCGGCTACTCTTCGCCGAGGTGCTCCCGAACGCCAAGGGGCCGATCATCGTGCAGGCGGCCATCAACGCCGCCAACGCGATCCTCCTGGAGGCGTCGATGAGCTTCGTCGGGCTCGGCATCGCGCCGCCCGAGGCCACCTGGGGCACGCTCGTGCAGCAGGGCTACCAGAAGATGTACCAGTCCATCGGATACGTGCTGTTCCCCGCCCTGTTCATCTTCGTCACCATCTGGCTGCTCAACGTGCTCGCCGACCAGTTCGGCGGCGATCGGAAGGGGAGGGGCCGATGA
- a CDS encoding dipeptide ABC transporter ATP-binding protein yields MTDLMPVLQVQDLTVSYGDVMPVQGITFAVRPGERIGLVGESGSGKSLTALSIMRLNDGATLGGSIRLRDRELLTLSPREMTRVRGGEIAMVYQDPMSSLNPVRTIGHQLVEAIRLHDRVSAAAARARAVELLTEVGVPLPEERLGQYPHEFSGGMRQRVMIAMAMSSRPAVLIADEPTTALDVTTQSRIIDLLDRLAEDHGTAVVLITHDLGVAAGFCERIHVMRHGRVVEEGPVDRIYAAPEHPYTQALLGAVVDLTVDVQQPIRTAAEVLERGTEPLAEAGSISAVDRARESGDVLVDVQGVSKVFTLGSGRRVTAVDDVSFQIRRGETVGLVGESGSGKSTVSKAVLALGGIDGGTVVFDGQRPHDLRGEELRRLRKRMQMVFQDPFSALNRRQTVAQIIEAPLRAHGIGTRASRAEKVRETMHRVRLDEEFAHRLPRSMSGGQCQRVSIARSLVLEPEFLVLDESVSALDVSIQAQVLNLLRELQAELGLTYLFISHDLAVIRYMSSTVAVMQQGRIVEIGARDALFANPQHEYTRGLMAAIPVADPVLERRRRAEAAALWQSHGGQTGAVPATTAGRGGR; encoded by the coding sequence ATGACCGACCTCATGCCCGTCCTGCAGGTGCAGGACCTCACCGTCTCCTATGGGGACGTCATGCCCGTCCAGGGCATCACGTTCGCGGTGCGGCCCGGGGAGCGCATCGGCCTCGTCGGCGAATCCGGCTCCGGCAAGTCGCTCACGGCGCTGTCGATCATGCGGCTGAACGACGGGGCGACCCTCGGCGGCAGCATCCGGCTGCGCGACCGTGAGCTGCTCACGCTGAGCCCGCGGGAGATGACCCGCGTGCGCGGCGGCGAGATCGCGATGGTCTACCAGGACCCGATGTCGTCGCTGAACCCGGTCCGCACGATCGGGCACCAGCTCGTCGAGGCGATCCGGCTGCACGACCGGGTCTCGGCGGCGGCCGCCCGCGCCAGGGCCGTCGAGCTGCTGACCGAGGTCGGGGTGCCGCTGCCCGAGGAGCGTCTGGGCCAGTACCCGCACGAGTTCTCCGGCGGGATGCGGCAGCGCGTCATGATCGCGATGGCCATGTCGTCCCGGCCCGCCGTGCTCATCGCGGACGAGCCGACCACGGCCCTCGACGTCACGACGCAGTCCCGGATCATCGACCTCCTCGACCGGCTCGCGGAGGACCACGGGACTGCGGTCGTGCTCATCACGCACGACCTCGGCGTCGCCGCCGGGTTCTGCGAGCGCATCCACGTGATGCGGCACGGGCGCGTGGTCGAGGAGGGCCCGGTCGACCGCATCTACGCCGCCCCGGAGCACCCGTACACGCAGGCGCTCCTCGGCGCGGTCGTCGACCTCACGGTGGACGTGCAGCAGCCCATCCGCACCGCCGCGGAGGTGCTCGAACGCGGGACGGAGCCGCTCGCCGAGGCCGGGTCGATCAGCGCGGTGGATCGGGCGCGGGAGTCCGGCGACGTCCTGGTGGACGTGCAGGGCGTGTCGAAGGTGTTCACGCTCGGCTCCGGACGCCGGGTGACCGCGGTCGACGACGTGTCGTTCCAGATCCGGCGCGGCGAGACGGTCGGGCTCGTCGGCGAGTCGGGCTCCGGCAAGTCGACCGTGTCGAAGGCCGTGCTCGCGCTCGGCGGCATCGACGGCGGGACGGTCGTCTTCGACGGGCAGCGTCCGCACGACCTCCGCGGCGAGGAGCTGCGGCGGCTGCGCAAGCGCATGCAGATGGTGTTCCAGGACCCCTTCTCGGCGCTGAACCGGCGGCAGACCGTCGCGCAGATCATCGAGGCGCCGCTGCGCGCCCACGGCATCGGCACCCGGGCATCCCGCGCCGAGAAGGTGCGCGAGACCATGCACCGCGTGCGCCTGGACGAGGAGTTCGCGCACCGGCTGCCGCGCTCGATGTCCGGCGGGCAGTGCCAGCGCGTGTCCATCGCCCGGTCGCTCGTGCTGGAGCCGGAGTTCCTCGTGCTCGACGAATCGGTGTCGGCGCTCGACGTATCGATCCAGGCACAGGTGCTCAATCTGCTCCGGGAGCTGCAGGCCGAGCTCGGCCTCACGTACCTCTTCATCAGCCACGACCTGGCGGTGATCCGGTACATGTCCTCGACGGTCGCCGTGATGCAGCAGGGCCGCATCGTCGAGATCGGCGCGCGCGACGCGCTCTTCGCGAATCCGCAGCACGAGTACACGCGCGGGCTCATGGCGGCGATCCCGGTCGCCGACCCGGTCCTCGAGCGCCGACGGCGTGCGGAGGCCGCGGCGCTCTGGCAGAGCCACGGCGGGCAGACGGGTGCGGTCCCCGCGACGACCGCCGGACGAGGAGGACGATGA
- a CDS encoding peptidase C14 translates to MMTITDQGTGAAADTAGAGAAVRSTGRRALMAGLGAVALGTAGALASTAPAQAAPVVAGAKDVTRAESVADLGRLRARDGEVAVVAGYRKPGDAGLLVYVGSENAKTAPNGGTVIAGKHDTRWVLQHDGTVDFRVFGITGPEKPADDALAAMVNDPRIRRIEASTDLLFRRRHRFTRSYVEIDFGGHVITTDGIEKNTHDNPFGAVMFFTGVSKDVTVEHALAEAWPELTDAVAVPDASRFPVDSWWAVQCDPVAGGGADERELQRFVQVTQQIDATHIRIDYLNGWPLDTGRKLIWRQMEPVAGVRIANMRFLGAGPFDGPTDGSFPDSRELTGSHPIAFEYAIHCDVADVHASRTWWPVIMRRWNTHFTTERCSVENPPTVFYGGAGYLTQQIYSLYGRVSDCTSSNARHLNDLTASAYCIVENCHGDGDDQGGNPFTTHGQYEHDLTFIGNSGLMDIANSGAQWGTAAKRITVRDHVCSWFVAGTKISDLTLENVRVIGRSTFDPQATMTINADGAQVRGCTAGLLAIGQRSQRSSRPTVIADSTFALPKDQVLVQTPVTAPVRFVDCTITGIDGVKARGSGPVEFVDCRLSGPAAGAPFELGASRVTIRGGSVRDVRLTATAVRDQLVALDGVELATERTDGALLSRAAGAGVVTWRVSGVTSTVPKGAAHLDIGAGVNHARVTGSQFVGGGLRLADGFAEPSTLLYSDTVERGVETALPEAGPRVVIADVLASA, encoded by the coding sequence ATGATGACCATCACGGATCAGGGGACGGGGGCCGCGGCGGACACCGCGGGTGCCGGCGCGGCGGTGCGGTCCACCGGCCGCCGCGCGCTCATGGCCGGGCTCGGCGCGGTCGCGCTCGGCACAGCGGGCGCGCTCGCGAGCACGGCACCGGCGCAGGCCGCCCCGGTCGTCGCCGGCGCCAAGGACGTCACGCGAGCGGAGTCCGTCGCCGATCTGGGCCGCCTGCGGGCCCGTGACGGCGAGGTGGCGGTCGTCGCCGGGTACCGGAAGCCCGGCGACGCCGGGCTGCTCGTGTATGTGGGCAGCGAGAACGCGAAGACCGCGCCCAACGGCGGCACGGTGATCGCGGGGAAGCACGACACCCGCTGGGTCCTGCAGCATGACGGTACCGTCGACTTCCGCGTCTTCGGCATCACGGGACCGGAGAAGCCGGCCGACGACGCGCTCGCCGCGATGGTGAACGATCCCCGCATCCGCCGGATCGAGGCGAGCACGGATCTGCTGTTCCGGCGACGACACCGCTTCACCCGGTCGTACGTCGAGATCGACTTCGGCGGACACGTCATCACGACCGACGGCATCGAGAAGAACACGCACGACAACCCGTTCGGCGCCGTGATGTTCTTCACCGGGGTGTCGAAGGACGTCACGGTCGAGCACGCGCTGGCCGAGGCCTGGCCCGAGCTGACCGACGCGGTCGCCGTGCCGGATGCCTCCCGGTTCCCCGTCGACTCCTGGTGGGCGGTGCAGTGCGACCCGGTCGCCGGAGGAGGGGCGGACGAGCGCGAGCTGCAGCGCTTCGTGCAGGTGACGCAGCAGATCGACGCCACCCACATCCGCATCGACTACCTCAACGGCTGGCCGCTCGACACCGGGCGGAAGCTCATCTGGCGGCAGATGGAACCGGTCGCGGGCGTGCGCATCGCGAACATGCGGTTCCTCGGCGCCGGACCTTTCGACGGCCCCACCGACGGCTCCTTCCCCGACTCCCGCGAGCTCACCGGCTCCCACCCGATCGCCTTCGAGTACGCGATCCACTGCGACGTCGCCGATGTGCACGCGAGCCGCACCTGGTGGCCCGTGATCATGCGGCGCTGGAACACGCACTTCACGACGGAGCGCTGCTCGGTGGAGAACCCGCCGACCGTGTTCTACGGCGGTGCGGGCTACCTCACGCAGCAGATCTACAGCCTCTATGGACGGGTCAGCGACTGCACGTCGTCGAACGCCCGGCACCTGAACGACCTCACCGCCAGCGCGTACTGCATCGTCGAGAACTGCCACGGCGACGGCGACGATCAGGGCGGCAACCCCTTCACCACGCACGGCCAGTACGAGCACGACCTCACCTTCATCGGCAACTCCGGGCTCATGGACATCGCCAACTCCGGCGCGCAGTGGGGCACGGCCGCCAAGCGCATCACGGTGCGCGACCACGTCTGCTCCTGGTTCGTCGCCGGCACCAAGATCAGCGATCTGACGCTGGAGAACGTGCGGGTCATCGGCCGCTCGACCTTCGATCCGCAGGCGACCATGACCATCAACGCCGACGGCGCCCAGGTGCGCGGGTGCACCGCGGGACTTCTGGCGATCGGACAGCGGTCGCAGCGCTCGTCGCGGCCGACCGTGATCGCGGACTCCACCTTCGCGCTGCCGAAGGACCAGGTGCTCGTGCAGACCCCGGTCACGGCTCCCGTGCGCTTCGTGGACTGCACGATCACCGGGATCGACGGGGTGAAGGCCCGCGGGTCGGGTCCGGTCGAGTTCGTGGACTGCCGCCTCAGCGGCCCGGCGGCGGGTGCGCCCTTCGAGCTCGGCGCCTCCCGCGTCACCATCCGCGGCGGTTCCGTGCGCGACGTGCGCCTGACCGCGACCGCGGTGCGCGATCAGCTCGTCGCTCTGGACGGCGTCGAGCTGGCCACGGAGCGGACGGACGGCGCGCTGCTGAGCAGGGCTGCCGGTGCCGGCGTCGTCACCTGGCGGGTGAGCGGGGTGACCTCGACCGTGCCGAAGGGCGCGGCCCACCTCGACATCGGCGCGGGCGTCAACCACGCCCGCGTCACCGGCAGCCAGTTCGTCGGCGGAGGACTGCGACTGGCGGACGGATTCGCCGAGCCGTCGACGCTGCTGTACAGCGACACCGTCGAGCGCGGCGTCGAGACCGCACTGCCGGAAGCCGGACCGCGCGTCGTCATCGCGGACGTGCTGGCGAGCGCGTGA
- a CDS encoding SDR family NAD(P)-dependent oxidoreductase, which produces MTARPVAIVTGGSAGIGWEIGQRLSADGYLVVATDRVPGLTAGENPAGILWRELDVTDHAAVDRVFGEIEAELGPLEVLVNNAGIQRHRGIEDLTWDEWSAVVDVNLHGVFSALQAAGKRMLDRGEGRIVNISSISSRGSAGRAPYATTKAAVIGLTSTAGAEWAARGVRVNAVAPGYVDTGVFRQGVEQGTLSLDTILSRIPAKRLADASEIAAAVSFLVSDQSRYMNGQTLYVDGGFMVDYGVPLAKKPE; this is translated from the coding sequence ATGACCGCGCGCCCCGTCGCCATCGTCACCGGAGGCTCGGCCGGCATCGGCTGGGAGATCGGACAGCGGCTCTCCGCGGACGGGTATCTCGTCGTCGCGACCGACCGCGTCCCCGGGCTCACCGCGGGCGAGAACCCCGCCGGGATCCTGTGGCGGGAGCTCGACGTCACCGACCATGCCGCCGTCGACCGGGTCTTCGGCGAGATCGAGGCGGAGCTCGGGCCCCTCGAGGTGCTCGTGAACAACGCGGGCATCCAGCGGCATCGCGGGATCGAAGACCTCACGTGGGACGAGTGGTCCGCGGTCGTGGACGTGAACCTGCACGGGGTGTTCTCCGCGCTCCAGGCTGCCGGGAAGCGCATGCTCGACCGGGGTGAGGGCCGCATCGTCAACATCTCCTCCATCTCCTCGCGAGGCTCCGCGGGGCGGGCGCCGTATGCCACGACCAAGGCCGCCGTCATCGGACTCACTTCGACGGCCGGAGCGGAGTGGGCGGCGCGCGGTGTCCGTGTCAACGCTGTCGCCCCGGGCTATGTCGACACCGGAGTGTTCCGGCAGGGCGTCGAGCAGGGGACGTTGAGCCTCGACACGATCCTGTCCCGCATCCCCGCGAAGCGCCTGGCCGACGCGAGTGAGATCGCCGCGGCCGTGAGCTTCCTCGTGTCGGACCAGTCGCGCTACATGAACGGGCAGACCCTGTACGTCGACGGCGGGTTCATGGTCGACTACGGCGTGCCCCTCGCGAAGAAGCCCGAATGA
- a CDS encoding enolase C-terminal domain-like protein, which translates to MTTVARIDTATAVLPLPAPLQLGAMTVTRREYSAVQVTTDDGTTGVAYCLSREAPMAEIVERLVAPHAVGLDADDPAAAWDRMLRGSAIVGRVGLVRRAIGLVDIALWDIAARRAGVPLWTLLGTGDAPREGMLVAAYPSPQRPPREVADEVLAQAEGWAQVKISRIPDPAYMRELLAILGAELPSSTGLVVDVGFGWPDAESAVAEVAQWGAPRLAWLEDPLLPEDAAGVARIRRETGLPVAVGDEVTDPAVLRALVEVGEVDALRLDVVAIGGITPARELIAWAAERGVPVSGHVYPEVTAHLGIQVETFARGVNPYDPAPSFVTGGPQFAGTVTPPATPGLGFGLDPAVFRFERD; encoded by the coding sequence ATGACCACCGTCGCCCGGATCGACACGGCCACCGCGGTCCTCCCCCTCCCGGCACCGCTGCAGCTCGGCGCGATGACGGTCACGCGGCGGGAGTACTCCGCGGTGCAGGTGACGACGGACGACGGCACCACCGGGGTCGCCTACTGCCTGTCGCGCGAGGCCCCGATGGCGGAGATCGTGGAACGCCTGGTGGCTCCGCACGCGGTGGGGCTCGACGCCGACGACCCGGCGGCCGCGTGGGACCGGATGCTCCGCGGCAGCGCGATCGTCGGACGGGTGGGACTCGTGCGGCGGGCGATCGGCCTCGTCGACATCGCCCTGTGGGACATCGCGGCCCGTCGCGCCGGTGTGCCGCTGTGGACCCTGCTCGGCACGGGTGACGCCCCGCGGGAGGGGATGCTCGTCGCCGCGTATCCGTCTCCGCAGCGCCCGCCGCGGGAGGTCGCGGACGAGGTGCTCGCGCAGGCGGAGGGCTGGGCGCAGGTGAAGATTTCGCGCATTCCCGATCCGGCATACATGCGCGAGCTGCTCGCGATCCTCGGCGCCGAGCTGCCGTCATCGACCGGACTCGTGGTGGATGTGGGCTTCGGCTGGCCCGACGCGGAGTCCGCCGTGGCGGAGGTCGCGCAGTGGGGCGCCCCCCGCCTGGCCTGGCTGGAGGATCCGCTGCTCCCCGAGGATGCGGCCGGTGTCGCCCGCATCCGCCGGGAGACCGGGCTGCCGGTGGCGGTGGGCGACGAGGTGACCGACCCCGCCGTGCTCCGGGCTCTCGTCGAGGTCGGCGAGGTCGACGCGCTGCGCCTCGACGTCGTGGCGATCGGCGGCATCACCCCCGCGCGCGAGCTCATCGCCTGGGCGGCAGAGCGCGGCGTCCCGGTGTCCGGACACGTGTACCCCGAGGTCACGGCCCACCTCGGCATCCAGGTGGAGACCTTCGCCCGCGGGGTGAATCCCTACGACCCCGCGCCCTCGTTCGTCACGGGCGGGCCGCAGTTCGCCGGCACCGTCACGCCCCCCGCGACTCCGGGGCTCGGCTTCGGCCTCGATCCCGCCGTCTTCCGTTTCGAGAGGGACTGA
- a CDS encoding SDR family NAD(P)-dependent oxidoreductase — protein MTPSPRSVVVTGSGKGIGRAVAARLTADGWIVVGLERSPGSGTVEEGIVAEVVLGDASDRTAHERAAAAARARAPLAGWVNNAGITKRTPLHELDETVVREIVDINGFGYLWGCSTAVSAFLDQGVGGAIVNIGSIHGRSSFVDHAAYEFTKGGIDALSRSVAVTYGGLGIRANTVAPGGVRTPHLEAQIARAADPAAEERLLAEGPPMGRIARAEEVAAVTAFLLSDEAPYLSGQSIAVDGAWTASFGDITLDPALRERFEAPPAS, from the coding sequence ATGACACCTTCCCCGCGCAGCGTCGTGGTCACCGGCAGCGGCAAGGGCATCGGCCGCGCGGTGGCCGCGCGGCTCACCGCCGACGGCTGGATCGTGGTCGGGCTCGAACGCTCGCCCGGCTCCGGGACCGTGGAGGAGGGCATCGTCGCCGAGGTCGTGCTCGGCGACGCCTCCGACCGCACGGCCCACGAGCGTGCCGCCGCCGCCGCGCGCGCGAGGGCTCCGCTGGCCGGCTGGGTCAACAACGCCGGAATCACGAAGCGCACGCCGCTGCACGAGCTCGACGAGACGGTCGTGCGCGAGATCGTCGACATCAACGGCTTCGGCTACCTCTGGGGCTGCTCGACCGCCGTGTCCGCGTTCCTCGATCAGGGCGTCGGCGGGGCGATCGTGAACATCGGCTCGATCCACGGGCGGTCGAGCTTCGTGGACCACGCGGCCTACGAGTTCACGAAGGGCGGCATCGACGCCCTGAGCCGCAGTGTCGCCGTGACATATGGCGGACTGGGCATACGAGCGAACACCGTCGCGCCGGGCGGCGTGCGCACTCCGCATCTGGAGGCGCAGATCGCGCGGGCGGCCGACCCTGCGGCGGAGGAGCGCCTGCTCGCGGAGGGTCCGCCCATGGGACGCATCGCCCGTGCGGAGGAGGTCGCCGCGGTGACGGCGTTCCTGCTCTCCGACGAGGCCCCCTACCTCTCGGGACAGTCCATCGCGGTCGACGGAGCGTGGACGGCGTCGTTCGGGGACATCACGCTCGACCCCGCGCTGCGGGAGCGGTTCGAGGCGCCCCCGGCCTCCTGA